Below is a window of Hyphomonas neptunium ATCC 15444 DNA.
CTGAACATTCTGCTGGCGCCCGTCATTCTGGCAGCGCTGCCGGAAGCGCGGATCATCTGCCTTCGGCGCCATCCCGCCGATACGGTGCTTTCCAATTACCGGCAGATGTTTGCCACCAGTTTTTCCTACTACAACTATGCCTACACGCTGGAGGACACGGCGCGCTACTATGCCGGGTTTGACCGGCTCGTGCGCCACTATGAAAAAACCCTGCCGCCGGAGCGGTTTACGGTGGTCCATTATGAGCAGGTGGTGACCGATCTGGAGACGGAGACGCGCAGGCTGCTGGCATTCTGCGGTCTGCCGTTTGAAGAGGGCTGCCTGGCCTTTCACGAGAATACGGCGCCGGTGGCGACTGCGTCTTCCGCCCAGGTGCGCGAGCCGCTCTATACATCAGCTTTGGCCAGGTGGCGGCGGTATGAGGCCGGACTTGGGCCAGCGCTTGACATTCTTGAAGCCGAAGGCTGCCTTCCGCGGGGAGAACGTGAGGCCCGGTGACTGGCGCTTGGCGCGCGCGGCGTTAGGGTGGGCGCCGATAAACTCTAAGGGAGCCAACGCCATGCAACATCGCCGCCTCGGTAAAAGCGCCATCTATGTTTCCGACATCTGCATGGGAACCATGACCTTCGGAACCCAGACAGATGAAAAGGAAGCGTTCCGCATTCTCGATGCGAGCCTGGACGCAGGGATCAACTTTTTCGACACGGCCGAGAATTATCCCGTACCGCCGGACCTAAAATATGGCGGGCTGACAGAGGAAATCTTCGGGCGCTGGATGAAAACCAAGGACCGGGATTCGATTATCCTGGCCACCAAAGTGTGCGGGCCTTCGCATGGCTGGATCAAGGGATCGCAGCGGGCGGGCATGACGGCGCTGGACCGGCACAATATCCGCCGCGCCGTGGAGGCGAGCCTGACCCGGCTGCAGACGGACTATATCGATCTTTACCAGACCCATTGGCCTGACCACGGGACCGAGTTCGATGAGACGATGGAAGCCCTCGATGATCTTGTGCGCGAGGGATACGTTCGGATCGTGGGCTGCTCGAACGAGGACGCCTGGGGCCTGATGAAATCCATTGAGACGTCCAATCGTCTCGGAACGGTCCGTTATCAGACGATCCAGAATAACTTCTCGCTCAACAATCGCCGGTTCGAGGACGCGCTGGCGAAGATCTGTGACCGTGAGGGCGTGAGCCTGATCCCTTATTCCCCTCTGGGCGGCGGCGTGCTGTCGGGCAAGTATCAGAACGGCGCGTTTCCGGAAGGCGCCCGGTTCTCGGCCTATGCCAACAAGGGCGGACGCCATACGGCGATGGCGCAGCGCTTCGTCAACGAAAAGTCCCTCGCCGCAACGGCGCGCTATATGGAGATCGCCAAGGAAGCGGGCATGAGCCCGGTGACGCTGGCGACGGCCTGGTCAAAGCAGCACAGCTTTGTGGCCTCCACGATTGTCGGCGTTTCGAAGTTTGATCAGCTCGAAGAGATTCTGGCCGCAGGCGACCTGGTGCTTTCGGACGATGTGATGAAAGCGTGTGAGAAGGTTACGCGGGAAATTCTCTATCCGATGGGGTGAGAGGTTCGGCAAGCACCTCCGGCCTCCCCTGCCTTGGCGGGGGAGGTAATGAGGCTGTGTTTGAACGCGTTTAAGAGCTGTTGATCCCGGCCCAGGCCTCTGGCCGCGCGGCTTCATCGAGCCGGCAGACGAGCGGGTCGGTCCAGGGGGTAGACGGCGCAGGATGTGGCCGGGGACGGGCATGGGTATGAGCGTTTCGCCTTTGCGTTTGCGCAAGAGGCGGGCGAGGCGGAGGGCGTGTTTCTGCGGATCGGCCAGGACGGCGTTCAGGCGCCGGGCGGCCTCAAACATCAGAGCCCATTGGATGAACGGGGTGTCGGTGCCTTCGCTGGCGGATGAGCCTTTGGACGGGCGGATCAGTTCCGTGAGGCGGAACGGGGCTTCGCGAACACGTTGGAGTTTTTCAGAGTTACTCTTGGAGTTTTCTTTGGGAACTCCAACCGCGAGCGGCGGCAAGGCGAGGTCTGCGGCGAGGACGTGGATGTAGCGGCGCACCAGCGATGTGACGGCCACGAGTAGCGCGCGGGCGTCGCCGGCTATGGTACCGAAGAGTTCGGGGACGGCCTCGGGCAGGAGGGTCCGCAACGCGCCCAGCAGGGCGAAGATGCGGGTCCAGAGTTCCGGGCGGGGCATGTGATCGAACATGGCGCCAAGGATGATGGAGCGCGGAACTCCGGCGGATAAGTTCGTGTTCAAACTTCTCAGGTCGTCATCCCGGTTTGGCTGGACGCCTAGACCGGGAGCCAAGGGAGGGCTTGGTTTTGCTGGGCTTCCTGGGTCCCGGATATTTGCTGCGTAAATTCCGGGATGACACTTTGAGGGGGTGTGCGGTGGGGGATAGGGGCGGGCTTGTCCTCGCTGTTGCTGCCCTCACCTCCCATCGCTTTGCGATGGGCGCAGTTCACGAGCACCCGGCAAAAACCAGAATGGCCCCCGCCTCCTTCTACGGAAGGCCGGGG
It encodes the following:
- a CDS encoding aldo/keto reductase, which encodes MQHRRLGKSAIYVSDICMGTMTFGTQTDEKEAFRILDASLDAGINFFDTAENYPVPPDLKYGGLTEEIFGRWMKTKDRDSIILATKVCGPSHGWIKGSQRAGMTALDRHNIRRAVEASLTRLQTDYIDLYQTHWPDHGTEFDETMEALDDLVREGYVRIVGCSNEDAWGLMKSIETSNRLGTVRYQTIQNNFSLNNRRFEDALAKICDREGVSLIPYSPLGGGVLSGKYQNGAFPEGARFSAYANKGGRHTAMAQRFVNEKSLAATARYMEIAKEAGMSPVTLATAWSKQHSFVASTIVGVSKFDQLEEILAAGDLVLSDDVMKACEKVTREILYPMG